The Streptomyces seoulensis genome contains a region encoding:
- a CDS encoding gas vesicle protein K, giving the protein MTAEKERGGPERRRAEVAAAAERAFRLLPAAPGDLAPSGERAPAPARRITADPDTVERDLMKLVLTLVELLRQLMERQALNRVDEGDLTEEEEERLGATLMLLHDRMTGLCARYGLAMEDLNLDLGPLGTLLPPPE; this is encoded by the coding sequence ATGACGGCTGAGAAGGAGCGGGGCGGGCCGGAGCGGCGCAGGGCCGAGGTCGCGGCGGCCGCCGAGCGGGCCTTCCGGCTGCTGCCCGCCGCGCCCGGCGACCTGGCACCCTCCGGCGAGCGGGCGCCCGCCCCGGCACGCCGGATCACCGCCGATCCCGACACGGTGGAGCGGGACCTGATGAAGCTGGTCCTCACCCTGGTCGAGCTGCTGCGTCAGCTCATGGAACGCCAGGCGCTGAACCGCGTAGACGAGGGCGATCTGACCGAGGAGGAGGAAGAGCGCCTGGGCGCGACGCTGATGCTCCTGCACGACCGCATGACCGGGCTGTGCGCGCGGTACGGACTGGCGATGGAGGACCTCAACCTCGATCTCGGCCCGCTGGGCACGCTGCTGCCGCCCCCGGAGTGA
- a CDS encoding gas vesicle protein codes for MAASEEPAKRRSSSGGGTSRRPAGEARRRPAKGPAWAMRTAAEQLTELIGRAPESVSALKPTNDGWEADVEVLELERVPETTSVMATYRVTLDKEGDLVSYERTRRYTRGQIDRRG; via the coding sequence ATGGCCGCAAGCGAAGAGCCCGCCAAGCGACGGAGCAGCAGCGGTGGCGGCACCAGCCGGCGTCCGGCCGGTGAGGCGCGCCGCCGCCCCGCCAAGGGCCCTGCCTGGGCGATGCGGACCGCCGCCGAGCAGTTGACGGAACTGATCGGCCGAGCACCGGAATCGGTCTCGGCGCTGAAACCGACGAACGACGGTTGGGAGGCCGACGTAGAGGTGCTCGAACTGGAGCGGGTACCCGAGACGACCAGCGTGATGGCGACCTACCGCGTCACCCTCGACAAGGAGGGTGACCTCGTGTCCTACGAGCGCACGCGCCGCTACACCCGGGGGCAGATCGACCGGCGCGGCTGA
- a CDS encoding gas vesicle protein produces MSTPDRPAADEPLAQRQVALIDLLDRLLSGGVVLTGDVVLSIAGIDLVRVSLRALIVSISSEVPSPFAETRSIAQRGGHDG; encoded by the coding sequence GTGAGCACGCCCGACCGGCCGGCCGCCGACGAGCCGCTGGCGCAGCGGCAGGTCGCCCTCATCGACCTCCTGGACCGCCTGCTGAGCGGTGGGGTCGTCCTCACCGGCGACGTGGTGCTCTCCATCGCCGGCATCGATCTGGTGCGGGTCTCGCTGCGGGCGCTGATCGTGTCCATCAGCTCGGAGGTGCCCTCCCCGTTCGCGGAGACGAGATCGATCGCGCAGCGGGGCGGACATGACGGCTGA
- a CDS encoding SRPBCC family protein has product MSSIEESVEVRVPVRTAYDQWTQFKSFPRIMTAVQRVDQVGPAMTRWKVKTGLFSKEFMAEIVEQEPDKLIAWRSVGRDPWLWGDVSFREAAPDRTVITISMHIEPHGLSGRLPDSAKRARKLVHESLENFKEFIEGLGDASGAWRGSIHNGRVSPSEPDPPRSRVPKWPVG; this is encoded by the coding sequence ATGAGCAGTATCGAAGAGTCGGTCGAGGTCCGAGTACCCGTCCGCACCGCGTACGACCAGTGGACCCAGTTCAAGAGCTTTCCCCGGATCATGACCGCCGTGCAGCGCGTGGATCAGGTAGGCCCCGCGATGACCCGGTGGAAGGTGAAGACGGGACTCTTCAGCAAGGAGTTCATGGCCGAGATCGTGGAACAGGAGCCGGACAAGCTGATCGCCTGGCGAAGCGTGGGCCGTGACCCCTGGCTGTGGGGCGACGTGTCCTTCCGCGAGGCCGCACCGGACCGCACCGTGATCACGATCAGCATGCACATCGAGCCCCACGGGCTCAGCGGCCGGCTGCCGGACTCGGCGAAGCGGGCGCGCAAGCTCGTCCACGAGTCGCTCGAGAACTTCAAGGAGTTCATCGAGGGTCTCGGCGACGCCAGCGGCGCCTGGCGGGGCTCCATCCACAACGGCCGGGTCTCGCCCTCCGAGCCGGACCCGCCCAGGAGCCGCGTCCCCAAGTGGCCCGTCGGCTGA
- a CDS encoding gas vesicle protein GvpG, producing MGLFTQIVTLPLAPVRGVGWVMERVLEAAEDEYYDPAPVQSELAALEKQLLAGEIDEETFDRREDELLDRLEEIRNFRQNRQP from the coding sequence ATGGGCCTGTTCACCCAGATAGTGACCCTCCCCCTGGCACCGGTGCGCGGTGTCGGATGGGTGATGGAACGCGTCCTGGAGGCGGCCGAGGACGAGTACTACGACCCCGCGCCCGTCCAGAGCGAACTCGCCGCGCTGGAGAAGCAGTTGCTCGCCGGGGAGATCGACGAGGAGACGTTCGACCGGCGCGAGGACGAACTGCTCGACCGGCTGGAGGAGATACGGAACTTCCGGCAGAACCGACAGCCCTGA
- a CDS encoding GvpL/GvpF family gas vesicle protein, with translation MGVYVYSVTDKQHPLRLDDLRGVGESPGPLRAVTAGSLCAVVSDAPEDLRPKRRDVGAHQEVQERLMADGTVLPLRFGLVAASDDEVRAALEERAEDYADRLRELEGCAEYHLKVSQDEESLLRQILAESPQARQLNDEIRAGSDDPSAPVRLGELVAQEVQARQEALAAGVVEALRPFARDLDSSQPTGSDFVSVSFLVADDQEEAFLTTELSVAHQLGEGFDFRLNGPLPPYSFV, from the coding sequence ATGGGCGTCTACGTCTACTCCGTCACCGACAAGCAGCATCCGCTGCGCCTCGACGACCTGCGCGGCGTCGGCGAGTCCCCCGGCCCGCTGCGGGCGGTGACCGCCGGGTCGCTGTGCGCGGTGGTCAGTGACGCGCCCGAGGATCTGCGCCCCAAGCGCCGCGATGTCGGGGCGCACCAGGAGGTGCAGGAACGGCTGATGGCCGACGGCACCGTGCTGCCCCTGCGGTTCGGCCTGGTGGCGGCGAGCGACGACGAGGTGCGGGCCGCGCTGGAGGAGCGGGCCGAGGACTACGCCGACCGGCTCCGGGAGCTGGAGGGCTGCGCCGAGTACCACCTGAAGGTGTCCCAGGACGAGGAGTCCCTGCTGCGTCAGATCCTCGCCGAATCGCCGCAGGCGCGGCAGCTCAACGACGAGATCCGGGCCGGGTCGGACGACCCGTCCGCGCCCGTACGGCTCGGTGAGCTGGTGGCGCAGGAGGTGCAGGCCCGCCAGGAGGCGCTGGCCGCGGGGGTGGTGGAGGCGCTGCGTCCGTTCGCACGGGACCTGGACTCCTCGCAGCCGACCGGCTCGGACTTCGTCAGTGTGTCCTTCCTGGTGGCCGACGATCAGGAAGAGGCTTTCCTCACCACGGAGTTGAGTGTCGCCCATCAACTGGGCGAGGGGTTCGACTTCCGGCTGAACGGCCCGCTTCCGCCGTACAGCTTCGTCTGA
- a CDS encoding SDR family NAD(P)-dependent oxidoreductase yields MTHTDDTLSEGMSALVTGGSRGLGLLTAAELAGRGCEVTILARDSAELARAMGWIQRRTGRTVRAVVCDVRDQGAVSAAVDEAAAAGGGLDVVIANAGVIQVAPAEAAGSGAFRDAMATIFEGTLYTCLAALPHLRRSPAGGRLGLIGSVGALVSPPHLVPYSCAKAAVRALGEGLQAETAGSAVSVTTVHPGLMRTGSHLQAEFGGRAEEEYAWFSTLAGTPVLSMDAERAAQKVVQAVERRRTRVVLTPAARLASVAHGVAPTATTRATGLAARTLPRSPTDANPHPLRQGHSLHIPRTPTWRRALNKAGRALNDRAARRYNQRTPGPPTSA; encoded by the coding sequence ATGACGCATACCGACGACACCCTGTCCGAGGGGATGTCCGCGCTGGTCACGGGTGGTTCCCGGGGTCTCGGCCTGCTGACGGCCGCGGAGCTGGCGGGTCGCGGATGCGAGGTGACGATCCTCGCGAGGGATTCCGCGGAATTGGCCCGGGCGATGGGATGGATACAGCGCCGGACGGGCCGTACCGTCCGCGCGGTGGTGTGCGACGTACGTGACCAGGGCGCGGTGTCGGCGGCGGTCGACGAGGCCGCGGCGGCAGGCGGCGGGCTGGACGTGGTGATCGCCAACGCGGGTGTCATCCAGGTCGCCCCGGCCGAGGCGGCGGGCAGCGGGGCCTTCCGTGACGCCATGGCGACGATCTTCGAGGGCACCCTGTACACCTGTCTGGCCGCACTGCCCCATCTGCGCCGCAGCCCGGCGGGCGGCCGCCTCGGCCTCATCGGCTCCGTCGGCGCACTCGTCTCACCGCCGCACCTTGTCCCCTACTCCTGCGCGAAGGCCGCCGTGCGCGCGCTGGGCGAGGGGCTCCAGGCGGAGACGGCCGGAAGCGCGGTGAGCGTGACGACCGTCCATCCGGGCCTGATGCGCACCGGCTCGCACCTCCAGGCGGAGTTCGGCGGGCGGGCGGAGGAGGAGTACGCCTGGTTCTCCACGCTGGCGGGCACGCCGGTGCTGTCCATGGACGCGGAGCGCGCGGCGCAGAAGGTGGTCCAGGCGGTGGAGCGCCGCCGCACCCGCGTGGTCCTCACTCCGGCGGCCCGTCTGGCCTCGGTGGCCCACGGCGTGGCCCCCACGGCGACGACCCGCGCCACCGGCCTCGCCGCCCGTACCCTGCCCCGGTCCCCCACGGACGCCAACCCCCACCCCCTGCGTCAGGGCCACTCCCTCCACATCCCCCGCACCCCCACCTGGCGCCGAGCCCTCAACAAGGCCGGCCGAGCCCTGAACGACCGAGCGGCCCGCCGGTACAACCAGAGGACACCGGGACCGCCTACGAGCGCGTGA
- a CDS encoding gas vesicle structural protein GvpA, with protein MTVVPQGGGNVSRGGGGGSLYDVLELILDRGLVIDIFIRVSLVGIEILKIDARIVVASVDTYLRFAEACNRLDLEAGRKAPAQLTDIVGDTMESGAKGKSKGALSGAAEAVTDSLKAVTGGDSDEEDEEEEREPARKRRPAKRTSKRTSTRERE; from the coding sequence ATGACCGTGGTGCCGCAAGGCGGAGGCAACGTCAGCCGCGGCGGCGGCGGGGGCAGCCTCTACGACGTCCTGGAGCTCATCCTCGACCGCGGGCTGGTGATCGACATCTTCATCCGCGTGTCGCTGGTGGGCATCGAGATACTGAAGATCGACGCTCGCATCGTCGTGGCCAGCGTCGACACGTACCTGCGCTTCGCCGAGGCGTGCAACCGGCTCGACCTGGAAGCCGGGCGCAAGGCGCCGGCCCAGTTGACCGACATCGTCGGCGACACCATGGAGAGCGGCGCCAAGGGCAAGTCCAAGGGCGCGCTGAGCGGGGCCGCCGAAGCGGTCACCGACTCCCTCAAGGCCGTCACCGGCGGTGACAGCGACGAGGAGGACGAGGAGGAGGAGCGGGAGCCCGCACGGAAGCGGCGGCCTGCCAAGCGCACCTCCAAACGGACTTCGACCCGCGAGAGGGAATGA
- a CDS encoding GvpL/GvpF family gas vesicle protein has product MSDLMTYVYGVTRADDALADRVAALEGVVGAPVHLVPGGDGLVLVASQVPAEDFREQTLRRRLEDLDWLTEVARAHHGVVEAVAAYTTVLPLRLATVYLDDARAREVLDSGRELFADRLARLSGHVEWGVKVYVDPSAAPETPPAPTEAELSPGRSYLRGRRQQQRVRDTVHEAAQRAASGIEAAGREYATERARHRVQQGTLAEAAGENVVNDAYLVPLESGEAFRAEVARAADGLAGVRIEITGPWAPYSFAMASEETGGDAAGAGP; this is encoded by the coding sequence ATGAGTGACCTCATGACGTACGTGTACGGCGTGACCCGCGCCGACGACGCGCTGGCGGACCGGGTGGCCGCGCTGGAGGGCGTGGTCGGCGCCCCCGTGCATCTGGTGCCCGGCGGCGACGGCCTGGTGCTGGTGGCGAGTCAGGTGCCGGCGGAGGACTTCCGGGAGCAGACGCTGCGCCGGCGCCTGGAGGACCTGGACTGGCTGACGGAGGTGGCACGTGCCCACCACGGGGTCGTGGAGGCGGTCGCCGCGTACACCACCGTGCTCCCGCTGCGCCTGGCCACCGTCTACCTCGATGACGCACGGGCACGCGAAGTACTGGACAGCGGACGGGAGTTGTTCGCCGACCGGCTGGCGCGGCTCTCGGGGCACGTCGAGTGGGGCGTGAAGGTCTACGTGGACCCCTCGGCCGCACCCGAGACACCCCCCGCCCCCACCGAGGCCGAGTTGAGCCCCGGCCGCTCGTACCTGCGCGGCCGCAGACAGCAGCAGCGGGTGCGGGACACCGTCCACGAGGCGGCCCAGCGGGCGGCCTCGGGCATCGAGGCGGCGGGGCGGGAGTACGCCACCGAGCGGGCCCGGCACCGGGTGCAGCAGGGCACGCTCGCCGAGGCGGCGGGCGAGAACGTCGTCAACGACGCCTATCTGGTGCCGCTGGAGAGCGGCGAGGCGTTCCGGGCCGAGGTGGCGCGGGCCGCCGACGGGCTGGCGGGAGTACGGATCGAGATCACGGGCCCGTGGGCGCCGTACTCCTTCGCCATGGCGTCCGAGGAGACCGGCGGCGACGCGGCGGGGGCCGGGCCGTGA
- a CDS encoding gas vesicle protein: MSEPLGNRLGSSPSRAAPAYGQGSSANLADILERVLDKGIVIAGDIQINLLDIELLTIKLRLLVASVDKAKEMGIDWWEHDPSLSSRARNEHSLAEENRRLREELASLREPEELLEAEPELLDEEEPEEEEEEEVEEAEVEEEPEEEEEEEEVEEAEVEEEPEPEPKPRPARRRKRSRDE; encoded by the coding sequence GTGAGTGAACCACTGGGCAACCGGCTCGGCTCCAGCCCGTCGCGGGCGGCGCCGGCGTACGGGCAGGGCTCGTCCGCCAATCTCGCCGACATCCTCGAACGCGTCCTCGACAAGGGCATCGTGATCGCGGGTGACATCCAGATCAACCTGCTCGACATCGAACTGCTGACGATCAAACTCCGGCTGCTGGTCGCCTCCGTGGACAAGGCGAAGGAGATGGGCATCGACTGGTGGGAGCACGATCCCTCGCTGTCCTCACGGGCCAGGAACGAGCACTCGCTCGCCGAGGAGAACCGCCGCCTGCGGGAGGAACTGGCCTCCCTCCGGGAGCCGGAGGAGCTTCTCGAGGCCGAGCCGGAGCTGCTCGACGAGGAGGAGCCCGAGGAGGAGGAAGAGGAGGAAGTCGAAGAGGCCGAGGTGGAGGAGGAGCCCGAGGAGGAAGAGGAAGAGGAGGAAGTCGAAGAGGCCGAGGTGGAGGAGGAGCCGGAGCCCGAGCCGAAGCCGCGCCCCGCCCGCCGCCGGAAGCGGAGCCGCGATGAGTGA
- a CDS encoding FdhF/YdeP family oxidoreductase produces MKKAPKHEPDEPLTVSPPKKWAAGIPAVTHALEYSLDEASLKTTATTLLTMNQVGGIDCPGCAWADPAPGHRHMNEYCENGAKHINDEATGRRITREFFRAHPVSWLNEQSDLWLNQQGRLTEPMIKRADSDYYEPISWADALDLLADELKALDSPDEACFYTSGRASNESAFVLQLFARAFGTNNLPDCSNLCHETSGFGLHETLGTGKGTVSLDDIYQSDLVFLVGQNPATNHPRQLSALEECKDNGGKIIAVNTLPEAGLMRFKNPQQIRGVIGDGVKISDLFLHIRSGGDLALFQGLNKLLLEAEEAAPGTVLDHDFIADHTSGFEEFAQHARSISWDDILKATQLTREQIEEAHDYVMHAKSVIVCWAMGVTQQRHGVPTVREIVNFLMLRGNLGRIGCGASPVRGHSNVQGDRTMGVWEQMPDEFLDALKSEFRFEPPRHHGYDAVKAVKAMAEGKVKVFLSLAGNFVRAAPDTDVTDAAMRRCKVTAQISTKLSKAHTVTGETALILPCLGRTEIDIQAGGVQFVTVENTSSEVHTSYGKLRPASRLLLSEVAILCRLAERTLGDRVDIPWLEFEADYGNIRDRVAEIIPGFFDFNRRVSRPGGIKLPNPVNEGVYATATGKAMFTVNQWDMSAAPPGHLVLQSTRSHDQWNTIPYTNNDRYRGIHGRRNIIMINPEDMVDLGLVRGQFVDIIGVWHDDVDRRVNGFEVIPYPTSRGCAAAYYPEVQPLIPLDSVAEISNQPTSKGFVVRLEPGNPPPGTKPTHWHE; encoded by the coding sequence ATGAAGAAGGCGCCGAAGCACGAGCCCGACGAGCCGCTGACCGTCAGCCCGCCCAAGAAGTGGGCGGCGGGCATCCCGGCGGTGACGCACGCCCTGGAGTACTCCCTCGACGAGGCATCGCTGAAGACCACGGCGACGACGCTGCTGACCATGAACCAGGTCGGCGGCATCGACTGCCCGGGTTGCGCCTGGGCCGACCCGGCACCGGGTCACCGGCACATGAACGAGTACTGCGAGAACGGTGCCAAGCACATCAACGACGAGGCCACGGGGCGCCGGATCACCCGTGAGTTCTTCCGTGCCCACCCCGTCTCCTGGCTCAACGAGCAGTCCGACCTCTGGCTCAACCAGCAGGGCCGCCTCACCGAGCCCATGATCAAGCGGGCCGACTCGGACTACTACGAGCCGATCAGCTGGGCCGACGCCCTGGACCTGCTCGCCGACGAGCTGAAGGCCCTGGACTCGCCGGACGAGGCGTGCTTCTACACCTCGGGCCGGGCCAGCAACGAGTCGGCGTTCGTGCTCCAGCTCTTCGCCCGCGCCTTCGGCACCAACAACCTGCCGGACTGCAGCAACCTGTGCCACGAGACCAGCGGCTTCGGCCTGCACGAGACGCTGGGCACCGGCAAGGGAACCGTCTCGCTGGACGACATCTACCAGTCCGACCTGGTCTTCCTGGTCGGCCAGAACCCGGCGACGAACCACCCGCGCCAGTTGTCCGCGCTGGAGGAGTGCAAGGACAACGGCGGCAAGATCATCGCGGTGAACACGCTGCCCGAGGCCGGCCTGATGCGGTTCAAGAACCCGCAGCAGATCCGGGGCGTGATCGGCGACGGCGTCAAGATCTCCGACCTCTTCCTGCACATCCGCAGCGGCGGTGACCTGGCCCTGTTCCAGGGGCTCAACAAGCTGCTGCTGGAGGCCGAGGAGGCCGCGCCCGGCACGGTGCTCGACCACGACTTCATCGCCGACCACACCTCCGGCTTCGAGGAGTTCGCCCAGCACGCCCGCAGCATCTCCTGGGACGACATCCTCAAGGCCACCCAGCTCACCAGGGAGCAGATCGAGGAGGCCCACGACTACGTCATGCACGCCAAGAGCGTCATCGTCTGCTGGGCCATGGGTGTCACCCAGCAGCGGCACGGCGTGCCGACCGTCCGCGAGATCGTCAACTTCCTGATGCTGCGCGGCAACCTGGGCCGGATCGGCTGCGGCGCCAGCCCCGTGCGCGGGCACAGCAACGTCCAGGGCGACCGCACCATGGGCGTGTGGGAGCAGATGCCCGACGAGTTCCTGGACGCGCTGAAGTCCGAGTTCCGCTTCGAGCCGCCCCGCCACCACGGCTACGACGCGGTGAAGGCCGTCAAGGCCATGGCCGAGGGCAAGGTCAAGGTGTTCCTGTCGCTGGCGGGCAACTTCGTACGGGCCGCCCCCGACACCGACGTCACTGACGCCGCCATGCGCCGCTGCAAGGTCACCGCGCAGATCTCCACCAAGCTCAGCAAGGCGCACACCGTCACCGGCGAGACCGCGCTGATCCTGCCCTGCCTGGGCCGCACCGAGATCGACATCCAGGCCGGCGGCGTCCAGTTCGTCACCGTGGAGAACACCTCCAGCGAGGTGCACACCTCCTACGGCAAGCTCCGCCCCGCCTCCCGGCTGCTGCTCAGCGAGGTGGCCATCCTGTGCCGCCTGGCCGAGCGCACCCTCGGTGACCGGGTGGACATCCCCTGGCTGGAGTTCGAGGCCGACTACGGCAACATCCGCGACCGGGTGGCCGAGATCATCCCCGGCTTCTTCGACTTCAACCGGCGCGTCTCCCGGCCCGGCGGCATCAAGCTCCCGAACCCGGTCAACGAGGGCGTCTACGCCACGGCCACCGGCAAGGCCATGTTCACCGTCAACCAGTGGGACATGTCCGCCGCGCCCCCCGGCCACCTGGTCCTGCAGAGCACGCGCTCGCACGACCAGTGGAACACCATCCCGTACACCAACAACGACCGGTACCGCGGTATCCACGGGCGCCGCAACATCATCATGATCAACCCCGAGGACATGGTCGATCTCGGGCTGGTCAGAGGTCAGTTCGTCGACATCATCGGCGTCTGGCACGACGACGTCGACCGCCGGGTGAACGGCTTCGAGGTCATCCCCTACCCCACCAGCCGAGGGTGCGCGGCCGCGTACTACCCGGAGGTGCAGCCGCTGATCCCGCTCGACAGCGTCGCAGAGATCAGCAACCAGCCCACCTCCAAGGGGTTCGTGGTCCGGCTCGAACCGGGCAACCCGCCTCCCGGCACCAAGCCCACCCACTGGCACGAGTGA